One Mycolicibacterium fortuitum subsp. fortuitum genomic window carries:
- a CDS encoding mycofactocin-coupled SDR family oxidoreductase, with the protein MTERLAGKVAFITGAARGQGRAHAVRMAKEGADIIAVDIAGPLPPSVPYDSATPEDLAETVRLVEATGKRIIATAADTRDHDALKSIVGKGVAEFGRLDVIVANAGITVPEPWNETTPESFRDVMDINVTGTWNTVMAGAQHIIDGGRGGSIILISSAAGIKMQPFMVHYTASKHAVAGMARAFAAELGKHKIRVNSLHPGAVNTPMGTGDMLAALNRANDTNPGLMQMVTPFLPDYIAEPEDIADAAIWLASDESRYVTASRVAVDLGSTQF; encoded by the coding sequence ATGACGGAGAGGCTTGCCGGGAAGGTCGCCTTCATCACCGGCGCGGCCCGGGGCCAAGGCCGGGCACACGCGGTCCGGATGGCCAAGGAAGGCGCCGACATCATCGCGGTCGACATCGCCGGCCCGTTGCCGCCGAGCGTGCCTTACGACTCGGCCACGCCCGAGGATCTGGCCGAGACCGTGCGCTTGGTGGAGGCCACCGGCAAGCGCATCATCGCCACCGCCGCCGACACCCGCGACCACGACGCACTGAAGTCCATCGTCGGCAAGGGCGTCGCCGAGTTCGGCCGGCTCGATGTCATCGTCGCCAACGCGGGAATCACTGTCCCCGAACCGTGGAACGAGACCACCCCCGAGTCGTTCCGGGACGTCATGGACATCAACGTCACCGGCACCTGGAACACCGTGATGGCCGGTGCCCAGCACATCATCGACGGCGGTCGAGGCGGCTCGATCATCCTGATCAGCTCGGCAGCAGGGATCAAGATGCAGCCGTTCATGGTGCACTACACGGCCAGCAAGCACGCCGTCGCCGGGATGGCCCGGGCGTTCGCGGCCGAGTTGGGCAAGCACAAGATCCGGGTGAACAGCCTGCACCCGGGGGCGGTCAACACGCCGATGGGAACCGGCGACATGCTGGCCGCGCTCAACCGGGCCAATGACACCAACCCCGGCCTGATGCAGATGGTGACGCCGTTCCTACCGGATTACATCGCCGAACCCGAGGACATCGCCGACGCCGCGATCTGGCTGGCCAGCGACGAGTCACGATACGTCACCGCCAGCCGGGTGGCGGTCGATCTAGGTTCCACCCAGTTCTAG
- a CDS encoding acyl-CoA dehydrogenase family protein, which produces MTTTAATSEVSAEDFAEILAQTRSFIRSAVVPRENEILATDKVPDDLREQAKNMGLFGYAIPQQWGGLGLNLAQDVELAMEFGYTSLALRSMFGTNNGIAGQVLVGFGTDEQKSRWLEGIASGDVVASFALTEPGAGSNPAGLRTRAVREGSGDDSGWVISGQKRFITNAPTANLFVVFARTRPADEKGAGIAVFLVPADAAGVEIGAKDAKMGQEGAWTADVAFDEVRVPDSALVGGSEDVGYRAAMTSLARGRVHIAALAVGSAQRALDESVAYAAAATQGGQPIGSFQLVQAMLADQQTGVMAGRALVRDAAAKWVSGEDRRIAPSAAKLFCTEMAGNVADLAVQIHGGTGYMREVPVERIYREVRLLRLYEGTSEIQRLIIGGGLVKAAQRQL; this is translated from the coding sequence GTGACCACGACCGCGGCCACTTCCGAAGTCAGCGCAGAAGACTTCGCCGAGATCCTGGCGCAGACCCGTAGCTTCATCCGCTCTGCTGTGGTGCCGCGCGAGAACGAGATCCTGGCGACCGACAAGGTGCCCGACGATCTGCGCGAGCAGGCAAAAAACATGGGGTTGTTCGGCTACGCGATCCCCCAGCAGTGGGGTGGCCTCGGCCTCAACCTGGCCCAAGACGTCGAGCTGGCAATGGAATTCGGCTACACGTCACTGGCCCTGCGGTCGATGTTCGGCACCAACAACGGCATCGCCGGACAGGTCCTGGTGGGCTTCGGCACCGACGAGCAGAAGTCCCGGTGGTTGGAGGGCATCGCTTCCGGTGACGTCGTCGCCTCGTTCGCCCTCACCGAGCCCGGCGCCGGATCCAACCCGGCGGGCCTGCGCACCAGGGCCGTTCGCGAGGGTTCCGGTGATGACTCAGGCTGGGTGATCAGCGGCCAGAAGCGGTTCATCACCAATGCGCCCACCGCGAATCTGTTCGTCGTATTCGCCCGCACCCGCCCCGCCGACGAAAAGGGAGCCGGTATCGCTGTCTTTCTGGTGCCGGCCGACGCGGCCGGCGTCGAGATCGGGGCCAAAGACGCCAAGATGGGACAGGAGGGCGCCTGGACGGCGGATGTCGCTTTCGACGAGGTGCGGGTTCCCGACAGCGCATTGGTGGGCGGCAGTGAGGATGTCGGCTACCGCGCCGCGATGACCTCCCTGGCCCGTGGCCGAGTGCACATCGCGGCACTCGCCGTAGGGTCCGCCCAGCGCGCCCTCGACGAGTCCGTTGCCTACGCCGCCGCGGCCACCCAGGGCGGTCAGCCCATCGGCAGCTTCCAGCTGGTGCAGGCGATGCTCGCCGATCAGCAGACCGGAGTGATGGCCGGTCGGGCTCTGGTCCGCGACGCCGCGGCCAAGTGGGTGTCGGGCGAGGACCGCCGCATCGCCCCGTCGGCCGCCAAGTTGTTCTGCACCGAAATGGCAGGCAACGTCGCCGATCTCGCGGTGCAGATCCACGGCGGCACCGGCTACATGCGCGAGGTCCCGGTCGAGCGTATCTACCGCGAGGTCCGGCTGCTGCGCCTCTACGAAGGCACGAGCGAGATCCAGCGACTCATCATCGGCGGCGGGCTGGTCAAGGCCGCCCAGCGTCAGCTCTGA
- a CDS encoding acetyl-CoA C-acetyltransferase, giving the protein MTRDAVICEPVRTPIGRYGGMFASLTAVELGVAALKGLLERTGVAPEQVQDVIMGHCYPNSEAPAIGRVVALDAGLPVTVPGMQVDRRCGSGLQAVIQACLQVRSGDNDLVVAGGAESMSNVAFYSTDMRWGGARTGVQIHDGLARGRTTAGGQFYPVPGGMLETAENLRREYGISRVEQDELAVRSHRSAVAAQESGVLTEEIIPVTVSSRKGDTVVDTDEHPRADTTVESLAKLKPVLLKQDPEATVTAGNSSGQNDAASMCIVTTPEKAAELGLRPLVRMVSWGSAGVAPNVMGIGPVPATEVALTKADLQLSDIDLIELNEAFAAQALAVMKEWKFGDTDFERTNVRGSGISLGHPVGATGGRMLATLARELDRRQARYGLETMCIGGGQGLAAVFERVSS; this is encoded by the coding sequence ATGACCCGAGACGCGGTTATCTGCGAACCGGTCCGCACCCCAATCGGCCGCTACGGCGGCATGTTCGCGTCACTCACCGCCGTCGAACTCGGCGTCGCCGCACTCAAGGGGCTGCTGGAACGCACCGGGGTGGCACCCGAGCAGGTGCAGGACGTGATTATGGGACACTGCTATCCCAACAGTGAAGCCCCGGCCATCGGCCGCGTCGTCGCGCTCGACGCCGGCCTACCGGTGACGGTTCCCGGCATGCAGGTCGACCGGCGATGCGGCTCCGGGCTGCAGGCCGTGATCCAGGCCTGCCTGCAAGTCCGCAGCGGCGACAACGATCTCGTGGTCGCCGGAGGCGCCGAAAGCATGAGCAACGTCGCGTTCTACTCCACCGACATGCGTTGGGGCGGAGCGCGTACCGGCGTCCAGATCCACGACGGGCTGGCGCGCGGCCGCACCACGGCCGGTGGGCAGTTCTACCCGGTGCCCGGTGGAATGCTGGAGACCGCCGAGAACCTGCGCCGCGAGTACGGCATCAGCCGCGTCGAGCAGGACGAGCTCGCGGTGCGCTCGCATCGCAGCGCCGTGGCCGCGCAGGAATCCGGAGTGCTGACCGAGGAGATCATTCCCGTGACGGTCAGCTCGCGCAAAGGCGACACGGTCGTCGACACCGATGAGCACCCACGCGCTGACACCACGGTCGAGTCGCTTGCCAAGCTCAAACCCGTTCTGCTCAAGCAGGATCCGGAGGCCACCGTGACGGCCGGAAACTCGAGCGGTCAGAACGATGCCGCCTCCATGTGCATCGTCACCACCCCGGAGAAGGCCGCCGAGCTCGGCCTGCGGCCGCTGGTGCGCATGGTGTCGTGGGGTTCGGCGGGCGTCGCACCCAACGTCATGGGCATCGGCCCGGTGCCGGCCACCGAGGTGGCCTTGACCAAGGCCGATCTGCAGCTCAGCGACATCGACCTGATCGAGCTCAACGAGGCGTTCGCCGCCCAGGCGCTGGCGGTGATGAAGGAGTGGAAGTTCGGCGACACCGACTTCGAGCGCACCAACGTGCGGGGATCCGGCATCTCGTTGGGGCATCCGGTCGGGGCGACCGGCGGGCGGATGCTCGCCACGCTGGCCCGCGAACTCGATCGGCGTCAGGCCCGGTATGGGCTGGAGACCATGTGCATCGGCGGCGGACAGGGGCTGGCGGCGGTATTCGAGAGGGTGTCATCGTGA
- the fabG gene encoding 3-oxoacyl-ACP reductase FabG, translating into MISLRQSPHGRKLGDQVSLLTGQTAVVTGGAQGLGLAIAKRFIGEGARVVLGDVNLEATEAAAQELGGPEVATAVRCDVTSSAEVEALVQAAVERFGGLDIMVNNAGITRDATLRKMTEEQFDQVIAVHLKGTWNGTKSAAAIMRENKRGAIVNMSSISGKVGLVGQTNYSAAKAGIVGMTKASAKELAHLGVRVNAIQPGLIRSAMTEAMPQRIWDQKLAEIPMGRAGEPDEVAKVALFLASDLSSYMTGTVLEVTGGRHV; encoded by the coding sequence ATGATCTCGCTCAGACAGAGCCCCCACGGTCGAAAGTTAGGTGATCAGGTGTCGTTGCTGACCGGTCAGACTGCAGTGGTGACAGGCGGTGCCCAGGGTCTGGGCCTGGCCATCGCGAAGCGCTTCATCGGCGAGGGCGCCCGGGTCGTGCTGGGTGACGTGAACCTGGAGGCGACCGAGGCGGCCGCCCAGGAACTCGGCGGCCCCGAGGTGGCGACGGCGGTGCGTTGCGATGTGACCTCTTCCGCCGAGGTCGAGGCCCTCGTGCAGGCCGCCGTCGAGCGGTTCGGCGGGCTGGACATCATGGTGAACAACGCGGGGATCACGCGCGACGCGACCCTGCGCAAGATGACCGAGGAACAGTTCGATCAGGTCATCGCGGTACACCTGAAGGGAACGTGGAACGGCACCAAGTCTGCCGCGGCGATCATGCGCGAGAACAAGCGTGGCGCGATCGTGAACATGTCCTCGATCTCGGGCAAGGTGGGACTGGTCGGCCAGACCAACTACTCGGCGGCCAAGGCCGGCATCGTCGGCATGACCAAAGCGTCGGCCAAGGAACTCGCGCATCTGGGGGTGCGGGTCAACGCCATCCAGCCGGGGCTGATCCGGTCTGCGATGACCGAGGCCATGCCGCAAAGGATCTGGGATCAGAAACTGGCCGAGATCCCGATGGGCCGAGCCGGCGAGCCCGACGAGGTGGCCAAGGTGGCCCTGTTCCTGGCCAGCGACCTGTCGTCGTACATGACCGGCACCGTGCTCGAGGTGACCGGGGGTCGGCACGTATGA
- a CDS encoding acyl-CoA dehydrogenase family protein: MTRLAHTLGLTEFQTEIVSAVRQFVDKEVIPTAQDLEHSDTYPQAIVDQMKDMGLFGLMIPEEYGGLGESLLTYALCVEELARGWMSVSGVINTHFIVAYMIRQHGTDAQKQKFLPRMATGETRGAFSMSEPELGSDVAAIRTRGKKNDDGTYTIDGQKMWLTNGGSSTLVAALVRTDEGADKPHRNLTAFLVEKPTGFGEVVPGLTIPGKLDKLGYKGIDTTELIFDGYRASADDVLGGVTGQGFFQMMDGVEVGRVNVSARACGVGIRAFELAVRYAQQRETFGKPIAEHQAVAFQLAEMATKVEAAHLMMVNAARLKDSGERNDVAAGMAKYLASEFCSEVTQQSFRIHGGYGYSKEYEIERLMRDAPFLLIGEGTSEIQKNIISKRLLSDYRV; the protein is encoded by the coding sequence GTGACCAGACTTGCGCATACCCTGGGGCTCACCGAGTTCCAGACCGAGATCGTCTCGGCGGTGCGGCAATTCGTCGACAAGGAGGTCATCCCGACCGCCCAGGATCTCGAGCACTCCGACACCTACCCGCAGGCCATCGTCGACCAGATGAAGGACATGGGCTTGTTCGGGCTGATGATCCCCGAGGAGTACGGCGGGCTCGGCGAATCGCTGTTGACCTATGCGTTGTGCGTCGAGGAACTCGCTCGCGGCTGGATGAGCGTGTCCGGGGTGATCAACACCCACTTCATCGTCGCCTACATGATCCGGCAGCACGGAACCGATGCCCAGAAGCAGAAGTTCCTGCCGCGCATGGCGACCGGTGAAACCCGCGGGGCCTTCTCGATGTCCGAGCCCGAGTTGGGCTCTGACGTGGCGGCGATCCGTACCAGGGGCAAGAAGAACGACGACGGTACGTACACGATCGACGGCCAGAAGATGTGGCTGACGAACGGCGGCAGCTCGACGCTGGTGGCGGCGCTGGTGCGCACCGACGAGGGTGCCGACAAACCGCACCGAAACCTGACGGCGTTCCTCGTCGAAAAGCCCACGGGCTTCGGCGAAGTCGTCCCCGGTCTGACCATTCCGGGCAAGCTCGACAAGCTGGGCTACAAGGGTATCGACACCACCGAGCTGATCTTCGACGGCTACCGCGCCAGTGCCGACGACGTGCTCGGCGGCGTCACCGGTCAAGGCTTCTTCCAGATGATGGACGGAGTCGAAGTCGGGCGCGTCAACGTCTCTGCCCGTGCCTGCGGTGTGGGTATCCGGGCCTTTGAACTGGCGGTGCGCTACGCGCAGCAGCGCGAAACCTTCGGCAAGCCGATCGCCGAGCACCAGGCGGTGGCGTTCCAATTGGCCGAGATGGCAACCAAAGTCGAAGCAGCGCATCTCATGATGGTCAACGCCGCGCGGCTCAAGGACTCCGGCGAGCGCAACGACGTGGCCGCGGGCATGGCCAAGTATCTTGCCAGCGAGTTCTGCTCGGAGGTGACCCAACAGAGTTTCCGGATCCACGGCGGATACGGCTACTCGAAGGAGTACGAGATCGAGCGGTTGATGCGGGATGCTCCCTTCCTGCTGATCGGTGAGGGCACCAGCGAGATCCAGAAGAACATCATCAGCAAGCGCCTGCTCTCCGACTACCGGGTCTGA
- a CDS encoding ANL family adenylate-forming protein: MSVDFADNLATRLEAYGDRPFIEFARKWYAGNEITDFIERVSAALTEAGVQCDEPVGIVVRNRVAHAAAILGFIASRRPVVMIYSYQSPTAIARDVADLALPAVLADLDDWTPELHGAVASSGSAGLVLSGDPLRVGVTASRQPGSRHDPALEQSGLHILTSGTTGPPKRIPVATNVLAHTVLSMTIGAGTESVRPDTPPALVYWPFGSIGVCQLLAAPCAGKRMVLLEKFSVDEWVQAIKTYRITRAGVQPAILRMLLQADVPREDLASLEALSGGSGPLEPELRAEFEDRYGIPLLWAYGATEFAGSVCSWTPELYRRYGAAKPDSVGRPLPGVRVRIVDPDTATEVSPGTIGVLEAAVAVIGPDWLRTTDLASIDEDGFVTLHGRGDGAINRGGFKILPETVRRVLISHPSVLDACVVGVPDARLGAVPFAAVELRREAAAAPTEAELKNLVREALPSHHVPVAVAVVDALPRNAALKVRPGDVAALYSP; encoded by the coding sequence ATGTCCGTGGACTTCGCCGACAACCTGGCCACCCGTCTGGAGGCCTACGGTGATCGGCCGTTCATCGAGTTCGCCCGAAAGTGGTATGCGGGCAACGAGATAACCGACTTCATCGAGCGGGTCTCGGCCGCCCTGACGGAGGCGGGCGTGCAGTGTGACGAGCCCGTCGGCATCGTCGTGCGCAACCGCGTCGCCCACGCCGCGGCGATCCTCGGGTTCATCGCGTCGCGACGGCCGGTGGTGATGATCTACTCCTATCAGTCGCCCACGGCGATCGCCCGGGATGTGGCCGATCTGGCGCTGCCTGCGGTCCTCGCCGATCTCGACGACTGGACGCCGGAGCTGCACGGCGCGGTGGCCTCGTCCGGCTCGGCCGGTCTGGTGTTGTCCGGCGATCCGTTGCGCGTCGGGGTGACGGCATCGCGGCAACCGGGCAGCCGACACGATCCGGCGCTGGAGCAGTCCGGTCTCCACATTCTGACAAGCGGTACCACCGGCCCGCCGAAGCGAATCCCGGTCGCCACCAATGTGCTTGCCCACACCGTGCTGAGCATGACGATCGGCGCCGGCACCGAATCGGTGCGCCCCGACACGCCGCCGGCCCTGGTGTACTGGCCGTTCGGCAGCATCGGTGTCTGCCAGCTGCTCGCCGCACCGTGTGCGGGCAAGCGCATGGTGCTGCTGGAGAAGTTCAGCGTCGATGAGTGGGTCCAGGCCATCAAGACCTACCGGATCACCCGCGCGGGCGTGCAGCCCGCGATCCTGCGCATGCTGCTGCAGGCCGACGTTCCTCGCGAGGATCTGGCGTCGTTGGAAGCATTGTCCGGGGGTTCGGGGCCACTGGAGCCGGAACTGCGGGCCGAGTTCGAGGACCGTTACGGCATACCGCTGCTGTGGGCTTACGGGGCAACCGAATTCGCCGGATCTGTGTGCAGCTGGACGCCCGAGTTGTACCGCCGCTACGGTGCGGCGAAACCCGACAGCGTCGGACGGCCGCTGCCGGGCGTACGCGTCCGCATCGTCGATCCCGACACCGCCACCGAGGTGTCTCCTGGGACGATCGGTGTACTGGAAGCCGCCGTCGCCGTCATCGGGCCGGACTGGTTGCGCACCACCGACCTGGCGTCTATCGACGAGGACGGATTCGTGACCCTCCACGGGCGCGGCGACGGCGCGATCAACCGCGGCGGCTTCAAGATACTGCCCGAAACCGTTCGGCGGGTATTGATCTCACACCCCAGCGTGCTCGACGCCTGCGTCGTGGGCGTTCCTGATGCCCGTCTGGGCGCCGTTCCCTTTGCCGCCGTGGAGCTTCGGCGGGAAGCGGCTGCTGCACCTACCGAGGCCGAGTTGAAGAACCTTGTCCGCGAAGCACTGCCGAGCCATCATGTGCCGGTGGCCGTGGCGGTCGTCGACGCGCTCCCCCGCAATGCGGCCCTCAAGGTGCGGCCGGGAGACGTCGCAGCGCTGTACTCCCCTTGA
- a CDS encoding alpha/beta hydrolase, with translation MSYTELAFYSAGDRCSAWHFAAEGEGFAGPAGRPVVVMAHGFGGTKDSGLEPFAQRFSGAGLEVVAFDYRGFGASEGQPRQSVSVDRQMADYRAAIAVAQQLPGVDRSRVVLWGSSFSGSHVLRVAAQCSDVAAVIGMTPLTSGLAASRAAVAHRDVASALRWTLAGVKSRVAVAAGRPPTLMPLAAAPGEPGALALDGAYDSYTAIAGPTWRNEVDSAIGMELVQIRTGAAAKALKCPVLIQIADFDRFVPANSVMKTAVQARAQVHHYPCDHFDVWPGHDWFDTAASDQLRFLTQSLGSA, from the coding sequence ATGAGTTACACCGAGCTCGCGTTCTACTCGGCCGGTGACCGGTGCAGTGCCTGGCATTTCGCCGCGGAAGGCGAAGGGTTCGCCGGCCCGGCGGGACGGCCGGTGGTGGTGATGGCGCACGGGTTCGGCGGCACCAAGGACTCTGGTCTGGAGCCTTTCGCTCAGCGGTTCAGCGGGGCCGGTCTCGAGGTGGTGGCCTTCGACTACCGTGGCTTCGGCGCGTCTGAAGGGCAACCACGCCAGAGTGTTTCGGTCGATCGCCAGATGGCGGATTACCGCGCGGCCATCGCGGTCGCGCAGCAACTACCAGGCGTGGACCGCAGCCGGGTGGTGCTGTGGGGATCGTCGTTCTCGGGTAGCCATGTCCTGCGGGTGGCTGCGCAGTGCTCCGACGTAGCAGCGGTGATCGGGATGACCCCGCTGACCAGCGGGCTGGCCGCCAGCCGGGCGGCCGTGGCGCACCGCGACGTCGCCTCGGCGCTGCGCTGGACACTGGCAGGTGTGAAGAGTCGCGTGGCGGTAGCCGCCGGTCGGCCGCCGACGCTGATGCCCCTGGCGGCCGCACCGGGAGAGCCCGGTGCGCTGGCGCTGGATGGCGCATACGACAGCTACACCGCGATCGCCGGACCGACGTGGCGCAACGAGGTCGATTCGGCTATCGGCATGGAGCTGGTGCAGATCCGGACCGGTGCTGCGGCCAAGGCGCTGAAATGCCCTGTGCTGATCCAGATTGCCGACTTCGACCGGTTCGTGCCGGCCAACTCCGTGATGAAAACGGCCGTGCAGGCCAGAGCCCAGGTCCATCACTATCCGTGCGACCACTTCGACGTGTGGCCGGGTCACGACTGGTTCGACACCGCGGCCTCAGACCAGCTGAGGTTTCTGACGCAGTCGTTGGGTTCGGCTTGA
- a CDS encoding GntR family transcriptional regulator — protein sequence MSIPDFAARPQLAEDVARLIRRRIFDGTYPAGKYIRLEQLADELGISVTPVREALFGLRTEGLLTQQPRRGFLVLPVTRRDIDDVAGVQAHIGGQLASRAAGQISDEQLEELGRIQRELEDAYAQNDHDAAVRLNHAFHRGVNRAAESPKLAQLMSQITRYALESVYPTVEGWPAQSTHDHRRILAALKARDGDAARAAMAEHLCAASKPLTEHLHRMGVLE from the coding sequence GTGTCCATACCCGATTTCGCTGCGCGGCCTCAACTCGCCGAGGACGTGGCGCGGCTGATCCGTCGGCGGATCTTCGACGGCACCTATCCGGCGGGGAAGTACATCAGGCTCGAACAGCTTGCGGACGAGCTGGGTATCAGCGTGACGCCGGTGCGGGAAGCGTTGTTCGGCCTGCGCACCGAAGGGCTGCTGACTCAGCAGCCCCGACGGGGGTTCCTGGTGCTGCCGGTCACGCGCCGGGACATCGACGACGTGGCCGGTGTGCAGGCCCACATCGGCGGTCAGTTGGCGTCACGGGCCGCGGGCCAGATCAGTGACGAGCAGCTCGAGGAGCTCGGCCGGATCCAGCGAGAGCTGGAAGACGCCTATGCGCAGAACGATCACGACGCGGCGGTACGGCTCAACCATGCCTTTCATCGCGGCGTCAACCGCGCGGCCGAGTCGCCGAAACTGGCGCAGTTGATGTCCCAGATCACCCGCTACGCGCTGGAATCGGTTTACCCGACGGTCGAGGGCTGGCCCGCACAGTCGACCCATGATCACCGCCGGATCCTGGCTGCCCTCAAAGCACGGGACGGAGACGCGGCCCGCGCGGCCATGGCAGAGCATCTGTGTGCGGCCTCCAAGCCGCTGACCGAACACCTCCACCGCATGGGCGTACTCGAGTAG